Proteins found in one Campylobacter lari genomic segment:
- the pbpC gene encoding penicillin-binding protein 1C: MKIKISLAVCFLSLCFYIGLIYFSFDSKDLFKGTYGKVLLDKNKEFLSVFLDANEQWHLESEFIPQKLKTAVTLYEDKNFYSHHGVDFLAIIRAFKNNLFSSKRSGASTISMQTIKLLEQNKRTYFNKFNEIIKAFALESTYEKDEILKLYLNNAPYGGNLVGVASAGLFYFEKDLKDLTWSEAALLAVLPNNPGLINLEKNKDRLLKKRNALLDRLFENGYFSKDILTLAKAEKLPSFKARKNLAPHLARRLLADKEKIISSIDKKIQIKFEEKAKEYSYKLQQKGIKNLAILLADTRTNKVLAYVGSNDFYDFVTFGQVDGVIAKRSVGSTLKPLLFAFAIDEGLMVPESLMLDVPTYFSNFAPQNANKKYHGFVSAKESLQKSLNIPFVSLLSEYGYEKFFYKLKDILNYKDEDFKKYGLSLILGTKEFSLEDMVKIYLGLGNYGNFKELLYEENAFIKEDKKLISDGASFLTLQTLKDLDRVGIKQYDFNTIISWKTGTSYGRKDAWAIGTSPKYTLGVWVGNFNGEANANLYGVSIAGELFFELLSLLDGLNLEFKQPNDLISIKIENQTGYRYDYEFGFKEVLYPQSANILRKSPFLKEVFVYENKEVNSLDENFIYAKKKTILNLPSNAQAFFAKEKQYLQSSSQNLKIIYPLNNLNIILPKDLKAKQKLLIKLINPKKEKLFWYLNQEFIFEGKDEVLFLDLKKGKYTLNIISENGENDFIKFNIF, translated from the coding sequence GTGAAAATCAAAATAAGCCTTGCAGTATGCTTTTTAAGCCTATGTTTTTACATAGGCTTGATTTATTTTAGTTTTGATAGCAAGGATTTATTTAAAGGCACTTATGGCAAGGTTTTGCTTGATAAAAATAAAGAATTCCTTAGTGTATTTTTAGATGCTAATGAACAATGGCATTTAGAGAGTGAGTTTATACCGCAAAAATTAAAAACTGCAGTTACTTTATATGAAGACAAAAACTTTTATTCTCATCATGGAGTGGATTTTTTAGCGATTATAAGGGCTTTTAAAAATAATCTTTTTTCAAGTAAAAGAAGTGGTGCAAGCACAATTTCTATGCAAACAATCAAACTTCTAGAGCAAAACAAACGCACATATTTTAATAAATTTAATGAAATCATCAAAGCCTTTGCTTTAGAAAGCACTTATGAAAAAGATGAAATTCTAAAGCTTTACTTAAACAATGCTCCTTATGGAGGAAATTTAGTAGGTGTTGCAAGTGCTGGTTTGTTTTATTTTGAAAAAGATTTAAAAGATCTTACTTGGAGTGAAGCAGCTTTGCTTGCTGTACTTCCTAATAATCCAGGTTTAATTAATCTTGAAAAAAACAAAGATAGACTTCTAAAAAAGCGTAATGCCTTGCTTGATAGGCTTTTTGAAAATGGGTATTTTTCTAAAGATATTTTAACTCTTGCAAAGGCTGAAAAACTTCCTAGCTTTAAAGCAAGGAAAAACTTAGCTCCACATTTAGCGCGTAGGCTTTTAGCGGATAAAGAAAAAATCATTTCTAGTATAGATAAAAAAATTCAAATCAAATTTGAAGAAAAAGCTAAAGAGTATTCTTATAAACTACAGCAAAAAGGTATAAAAAATTTAGCTATATTGTTGGCAGATACCAGAACAAATAAAGTTTTAGCTTATGTCGGCTCTAATGATTTTTATGATTTTGTAACTTTTGGTCAAGTTGATGGAGTTATAGCAAAGCGTAGTGTGGGTTCAACTTTAAAACCTTTACTTTTTGCTTTTGCTATAGATGAGGGACTTATGGTGCCTGAGTCTTTAATGCTTGATGTGCCTACATATTTTTCTAATTTTGCTCCACAAAATGCAAATAAAAAGTATCATGGTTTTGTTAGCGCAAAAGAATCTTTGCAAAAATCGCTCAATATTCCCTTTGTGAGTTTACTCTCAGAATATGGCTATGAGAAGTTTTTTTATAAACTCAAAGATATTTTAAATTATAAAGATGAAGATTTTAAAAAATACGGACTTTCTTTGATTTTAGGTACAAAAGAATTTAGCTTAGAAGATATGGTAAAAATTTATTTAGGGCTTGGAAATTATGGAAATTTTAAAGAGCTTTTATATGAAGAAAATGCATTTATTAAAGAAGATAAAAAACTTATAAGTGATGGGGCGAGTTTTTTAACATTGCAAACATTAAAGGACCTAGATAGAGTAGGGATAAAACAGTATGATTTTAATACTATTATTTCTTGGAAAACAGGTACAAGTTATGGTAGAAAAGACGCCTGGGCTATAGGAACTTCTCCAAAATATACCCTAGGGGTATGGGTTGGAAATTTTAATGGTGAAGCAAATGCAAATTTATATGGTGTGAGTATTGCAGGAGAATTGTTTTTTGAATTATTGAGCTTGCTTGATGGGCTTAACTTGGAATTTAAACAACCCAATGATTTAATTTCTATCAAAATAGAAAATCAAACAGGATATAGATATGATTATGAATTTGGTTTTAAAGAGGTGCTTTATCCACAAAGTGCAAATATCTTAAGAAAATCTCCATTTTTAAAAGAAGTTTTTGTGTATGAAAATAAAGAAGTAAATTCTCTAGATGAAAATTTTATTTATGCTAAGAAAAAAACTATTTTAAATTTGCCTTCTAACGCTCAAGCGTTTTTTGCTAAAGAAAAGCAATATTTACAAAGTTCTAGTCAAAATTTAAAAATTATATATCCATTAAATAACCTTAATATTATTTTACCAAAAGACTTAAAAGCTAAGCAAAAATTGCTGATAAAACTTATAAATCCTAAAAAAGAAAAGCTTTTTTGGTATTTAAATCAAGAATTTATTTTTGAAGGTAAAGATGAGGTTTTATTTTTAGACTTAAAAAAAGGTAAATATACTCTTAATATTATTAGTGAGAATGGTGAAAATGATTTTATAAAATTTAATATATTTTAA